The DNA sequence CAAAAATTAACCAGATCAGATTTCCAAGGAAGCTCATAGTGTGTTGTTTTAAATTCTGATTTTAAAGATACAAATTTGGCTTCATCATTTTGTCTGTTTCTCATTAGAATAGATCACTGAAAGTATTTTACCGGTAAACAGAATATATATATTTGCCACCGTCAAAAGATTTCTTTTCGGCAGTTGATCTGCAAGTTTATTTAATAAGGAACGGATGAGTAAATTTTTCTCTAAAGAGGCTTTTGCGGTGATGCATATCCGCAATTTTCGATTGTTTCTGGCCTATCGGTTTTTTATGACTTCGGCTACGTTGATGCAGGCTGTTATTGTAGGCTGGCAATTGTACGACATCACCAAAAATCCGCTTTCACTTGGAATGATTGGCCTCACAGAAGTAATTCCACAAGTAAGCATTGCGTTGTTTGCCGGTCATTTTGTTGATATTTGGGATCGGAAAATGATCATGTCGCGAACCAGTCTTATCTTATTGGTAGGTTCGGGAATCTTATTGTTTTCGAGCATTAATCCGGATAAAATATATTTTTTGAGCCGAACGGCACCCATTTTCATAACGGTATTTTTAGTTGGATTGACTCGTGGAATATTGATGCCTGCCCATACCGCTTTAATGGGGCAGTTGGTTCCGCGCGAATTGCTTACTGGCGCTGCAACCTGGGGAAGTACAGCCTGGCAGATTGCTGCCGTTACCGGCCCTGCATTGGGTGGTTTGATGTATGGCTTCTTTGGAATTGTTCCGGCTTATATTTTGGTGTTTTCATTCTTTCTGGTTTGTGTTATTATTCTGGTTTTTATTAAAAGCCCCGGAAAAGTTATTCAGGAAGAGAAACGTGACGATCACATCTTCACAAGTATAGGCGAAGGAATCAGATATGTGTTTAAAAATCAGGTGTTACTTGGAGCTTTTTCGCTTGATATGTTTGCTGTTTTATTTGGTGGGGCAGTGGCAATGCTTCCGGTTTTTGCTTCCGATATTCTTAAAGTTGGTCCTGAAGGTTTGGGCTTGCTTCGAGCCTGTCCGGCTATTGGAGCGATTTTAATGTCAGTATATTTAACCTTTTATCCGCCAGTTAAACATTCAGGCAAGTTGATGCTTTACAGCGTTGCAGGGTTCGGTCTGTGCATGATCGTATTTGCTATTTCGAAGAATTTTTACCTTTCAGCCGCTTGTCTGTTTTTAAGCGGATCGTTCGATTTTGTGAGTGTTGTTGTTCGTGGCAGCATCCTCCAATTATTTACTTCCAACGAAATGAAAGGACGCGTATCTTCAGTCAACAGTATTTTTGTCGGTTCGTCAAATGAGCTGGGAGCATTCGAATCGGGGACGGCAGCCAGCCTTATAGGCTTGGTACCATCGGTCATATTTGGCGGAGTAATGACATTGATCGTGGTCTCCATTGCCGCGGTTTCTTCACCCAGGCTTCGAAATTTATCGCTCCGAGAAGTTGCAGAAAATCAATAGAAAATGGTCATTAGTCATTAGAAGAAATTTTTCTAATGACTAATGACTTTTTTCTAAACTTTTACAGTCTTCCATTTTCCTTTTCTGAAGAAATACCAGGCAGTCAGTGTCAATGCGGTTTCGGCAGCCACAATTGCTATCGAAATACCATAAATTTTCAGGTCGAATACAATTGCCAGCAAATAGGCGAGTGGTATTTCGAACAGCCAGAAACAGAAGAAATTGATTCGGGTTGGTGTCACGGTGTCGCCACTGCCATTAAAAGCTTGAGTCATGACCATTCCCATGGCGTACGAAACAAATCCGATGCTAATTATTCGCAAACTAACGGCTCCATTGCTTATAACATTCGGATCATTAATGAACAGTCGAATAAATGCTTCTGGAAAAATGATCAATACGATGCCGACCAACCCAAGTAAAATCATGTTGGCATACGCAGTGATCCAAACGGTTCGCTCAGCCCGATCGGGCTGTTTGGCACCCAGATTTTGACCTACCAATGTAGAAGCGGCATTACTAAGTCCCCACGAAGGAAGCAGAACAAAAACCACAATACGGATTGAAATTGTATAACCAGCCATAACTTCAGAACCTAAAATGGCAATAATCCGGTAAAGAGCTATCCAGCTTGAAGTTGCAATGATGTATTGTAAGATTCCTCCAGCGCCTAATTTGAAAAGTTGAAACATCACCTTCAATTTTATTTTCAGGTGATCCAGTTCGAGCCTGATTCGTTTGTGACCATTGAATAACAGGTAAAACTGATAGCAAACAGCAATTGCACGTCCGATAGTTGTTGCTACTGCCGCACCTTTTAAGCCTAATTCGGGAAACGGACCGATACCGAAAATCAACAGCGGATCGAGAACGATATTGATGAGATTTGCGACAATTAAGACCCGCATTGAAATGGCAGCATCTCCGGAACTCCGGAAAACAGCGTTGATAATGAACAAAAGCATAATGACTGCATTTCCGCCAAACATGATAGCCGGAAACAAATATCCGGTTTCGGCCATTTCTTCGGAAGCGCCCATTAGCAAAAGAAAATCTTTGGCATAAATGATTCCAGGAATGGCGATTAGGATAGAAACAATGAATCCCGATAGAATTGCCTGAAACGCAATGATTCCAGCTTTTCCGGCTTTTTTCTCGCCAATACGCCGGGCAATCAGGGCGGTAGTGGCTGTGCTCAATCCCATGCCAATGGCATAAACTATCGTCATTGATGATTCGGTAATTCCTACTGTTGCTACTGCATCGGCGCCTAGTTTCGACACAAAAAAGATGTCGACAACGGCAAAGATCGATTCCATGATCATTTCCAAAACCATTGGAATCGAAAGGATAAGCAGTGCTTTGCCAATGCTGTCGCTGGTGAAGTCGCGGTCGCTTCCGCCGATGGCTTCCTTGATGTTAATCCAAAGTGACTTGAATCGTATAGATTGAAAAAAAGATATAGCGTTTTTATCAGTCATGATAAAAATGATTTAAAATGAAAAAAGAATTGGATAATTAACAAACGAAATCCGCTTTCTGCCTTGCAGAAATTACCAGATTGCGGGATAACAGACCGCCGGAGTAGATGTGATTTTCATGATTCGGTCTTTTAGTGAGCTGCAAATATAAGTAATTTTGAAGTTTAATTTTGAACCTGTTGACGATAAAAATGTTTCAGTGGTAAAAATAATGGAATGAAGAGCATGCGTATTTCTGCGATTATTGGAATTGCTGTATTTATAGTTTCTTGTGCAAACGTGGACAGGGGACTGAATGTAATCAATTCAGTGTCTTTCCCGACGAAAAATATTACGCTGGATAATTCTGTTACTCAACGGTTATTGACTGATTCGGCTGCTAATATTTCCGGACAAAATCCGCTCACAGCAAAGCTTGACGAAATGATTTCTATGGCCGAAAGTCTCCGGAAAAATCAATCGGATAGTGTTTGGAACGCACTTTCTGCAAACTGGTACGACTTTGGAAAAGGTGATGTGTCCATTTTGTCAGCCGATACTTTATCGAATTCTGAAGCATCAGCAATCCTAAGCAAGTGGGTCGATCTAAATATTACTTTGTTGAAATTATCGGGAGAAGTTAAATTTGGTGATGCGATTGAGGATTTGCTTTACAAATTTCCTAGGCTGGTTCTAACTGAAGCGCAGTTAAAATCGATCATCTACACCCATATTGACGATCAGATTTTTATTAATGTTATTGGCTCGTCGAATTTTAATTATCAGCACACAACAGGTGGAAATGTGAAGTTCACTCAACAGGCAGATTATCCGTTGGGTAATGAAATGATTTTAACCTGCGAAGTTGGAGATGTGCGCTACATGGATGTTTTTATACGCATTCCTTCCTGGGCAGTAAACCCTACAGTTACCCATGGCAATGTGAAATATGTAGCTCGTCCGGGCGAATACTGCGAGATTTATCGAAAGTGGAATAACGGTGATGAAATACAAGTGAGGTTGAAAAATTAATACATGAATTGTGACATGTCCGTTCACTAAAGTGAACGGCAAAGTATATTGCTACCTCGATAGATGAGTTATTCTTTGCCGTTGGTTTCAGCCAACGGACATGAATTGAACATGATTTTTTGTTTATTCCTTCGAATGCAGATAAATGTGGTTTCCTTCAGTATCTTCAAAAGATGCAAAGTATCCAATTTCATCGGTGATTTTTGTTTTGGGTGTTATAATTTCTCCTCCTGCTCCATTAACCCGATTTAGAACTGTAAGCAAGTCTTTCCCTCCATTCAGATAAACCTTTGCGCCAAGCGATGTTGGAGTGTATCCATTTCCCTGCACAATAGCGCCGCCAACACCTTCCTGATTCCTTTCCATCGGTAAAAATCCCATGCGATGAGCTCCCATTATTTGGTCATACATTTCGTAGTCGTAAATCCGGGAGTAAAATTCCTTCGCTCTGTCGAATTGAGTACCGGAATTTCAACCCAATTAACTGAATTTGTCATCTTTTCCATAATCAGAGTTTTAAAAGTTTGTGGTTTATAACAAGTACTACGTATTCACGGTCTAATTTGTGATGTAGACTTATTATTTTTTTCTGAAAAAGATTTTGTCAGTCACATTCATTTATCTTTGTGTGCATTCAAAAAAGTAAGTTATGAGTGAACGTCCGTTAATATTGATTAGCAATGATGATGGTGTATCAGCCAAAGGATTGAGAGAATTGACCGAAGTGATGCGCCTTTTTGGTGATGTGCTAGTTGTTGCTCCCGATGGTCACCGGTCAGGTATGTCGAACGCTATTACGGTTGATCATCCGATCCGTTTGATTAAAACAGTTGACGAAGAAGGCTATCAGGTTTATAAATGCTCAGGAACACCTGTCGATTGTGTGAAGCTGGCATTCAATCAGTTGCTCGATCGTTATCCCGATTTTGTGGTTTCCGGAATCAATCATGGTTCAAATTCATCCATCAGCGTGGTCTATTCAGGAACAATGGGTGCCGCATTGGAAGGATGTATTCATGGCATACCTTCCATTGGTTTTTCGCTGAACGATTATGAACCGGAAGCCGATTTTTCACGGGCTAAAATATACGTGGCCCGCGTTTTTCAGCAAGTGGCCGAAAACGGTTTGCCGCCATTTGTTTGCCTGAATGTGAATATACCCAAGGGAGATGTTAAAGGCGTTAAGGTTTGTCGCCAAACTTCCGGAAAATGGGTGGAAGAATTCGATAAACGGACTGATCCGCACAAACGGGAATATTATTGGATGGCAGGTTCTTTTCAGAATTTTGAGGAAGAGGTTGACGGAACCGATATTGCTGCTCTCGAAAACGGGTATGTCTCAGTCGTTCCAGTGAATGCCGATATGACTTGTTATCAGACTTTTGATAGTATGAAATCCTGGAGATTTTAAGATGCCTGCGCGTAAACGAAATACGGCAGATCGGCTTTTGGTAGGCTGGGTGATTGGAATCGTTGTTCCTTTGCTTTTTTTCCTGGTTTTTTACCAGATGAAATATAGCGAAATGCAGTTTATGGTTTATCTGCGGAATGTCTGGGATATGAAGATTTTCCTGAAAATAATCAGTCTTTGTGTGTTCCCGAACCTGGGATTTTTCTTCCTGTTTTACCGCAATAAATACGATATGGCTGCCCGTGGCGTTATTATGGCAACGTTTATGTATGCATTCCTTGTATTGATTGCGAAAATAATTTGAAAACAGTGTTGCGAGTTACAAGTTTCGAGGTGCGGGAACACCTAAATCGAAACCTGTAACCCGCAGCCCGTAACCCGTAACTCATGAGATATTACGTTTTAGCCGGTGAAGCTTCGGGCGATTTACACGCTTCCAACCTGATTAAAGAAATTATCCTGATTGATCCCGAAGCCGAATTTCGTGGATTTGGCGGCGACCTGATGGAAAATGCAGGAATGACCGTTTTGAAACATTACCGCGATCTGGCTTTTATGGGGATTGTACCGGTAATTATGAACATCCGGACGATCCAGAAAAATTTCAGGTTTTGCGAACAGGATATGCTGGCTTTCAATCCCGATGTGCTGATTTTAGTTGACTATCCAGGCTTCAATCTCCGGATGGCCAAATTCGCCAAAGCCCACGGAATACGTACCTTTTATTACATTTCACCCAAAGTTTGGGCATGGAAAGAAAAACGGGTTCACCGGATTATTGCCTATGTTGACGAAATGTTTACCATTTTGCCTTTCGAGACCGAGTTCTTCGCCAAATACAATTATCCGGTCAACTATGTCGGCAACCCTCTGCTCGACGCTATTCTGGAGAAGAAAACGGCTCCGGATTTTCCTCGTTTTATTGCAGAAAATAAGTTAACCGACAAGCCAATATTGGCCGTTTTGCCAGGTAGCCGGAAAGGCGAGATCAGCGTTTTATTACCCACCATGCTGGAGGCAGCGGCTCAATTTCCGGAATACCAATGTGTCATTGCCGGGGCTCCAAACATGGGAATTGAATTCTATCAACCATTTATGAAGGAAAGTTCGGTTCCGGTTATTTGGGGCAAAACTTACGAAATATTGATTCACAGCCGTGCTGCGATAGTTTCATCAGGAACAGCAACGCTCGAAACCGCTATTTTGAATGTTCCTCAGGTAGTTGTTTATCGGTTGACTCCCAGTTGGTTGTTTAACTTCCTGAAATATTTTTTCCTGAGAACTAAATTTGTTTCGCTGGTGAATATCATATTAGGGCGTGAAGCTGTTACTGAACTGATTCAGTGGAATTTTACATTGAAGAAGGTAGTTTCAGAACTCAATAAAATTCTTCACGATCCTAAAAATGAAAAGCGAATGCTCGATGATTACCGCGATATGATGATCAAGCTCGGTGATCCCGGTGCATCACAACGGGCAGCCAAATTGATGGTGGAAAAATTAAAGGTTCTTTAAAACGATAATATGGATGTTGAAATAAGGAAATCGACAGAAAATGACTTTGAAAAGGTCTATCCTCTTTTTGAGCAACTTTGGCCGAATAAGGAACTGGATAAAAAAGAGCTCAAGGTTGTTTTTGATCGGGGCGTAAATTCTGATACCGATGAGCTATTTTGTTTAGCTTATTCTGGCGAAGTAATAGGGTTTTGCGCTTATGCAATTGTGAATAATTTGTGGCAAGCTGGCTATATATCGTACATGTATGCCATGGTTGTTGATGAAAATTACAGAGGGAAGGGATTTGGAACAATGCTTATCAATGAAGCAATTCAGGATTCGAAAAATAAAGGATTAAAACGATTGGAGTTGGATTCGGCGTTCCATCGCGAAAAGGCTCACGAATTTTACCTGAAACTTGGGTTTGAGAAACGGGCATTTTTATTTTCGTATATTCTGTAATTGGTTATTTATTAGATGTTTGTTGAATTGGTAATCCGCCGAAGGCGGATTAATATTAATGATCCCCAGAGAATCTGGGGAAAAAGAGCGAAGAATGGATTGAGAACCCCGAAGTGGGTTCAATTGGTATATTTAAAGTTAAAATTGAACCCTTTTCAGGGTTCTGATTTTGTGGTCGGTTTCTTTCCCCCAACTTCATTGGGGTGATTAATATTAAATCCCTTTGGGATTTTGGTTTGAGATGAATAGGTTAATGAATTGATTTTTTGTGATATATGTTCAGTTTACTAAAGAAAGAAATTACCAGTTTTTTTGGATCGCTCACAGGCTATGTGGTTGTGTTTGTATTCCTGCTGGCTACCAGCTTGTTTTTGTGGGTTTTCCCTGGAAACTATAATGTTTTGGACGGTGGATATGCTTCGCTTGATGGTTTGTTCTCCCTGGCTCCGTGGGTTTATCTTTTCCTGGTTCCGGCGGTCACCATGCGCCTGTTTGCCGAAGAAAAACGACTTGGAACCATGGAAGTTTTGCTTACCCGGCCGCTCTCGGTGATGCAGATTGTGCTGGCTAAATTTTTGGCCGGACTGCTGCTGGTTGCCATTTCTTTGCTGCCAACCTTAATTTATTTCTATTCGGTTTATGCATTGGGTAATCCGGTGGGTTGTATTGATACTGGCAGTACCTGGGGAGCGTACTTCGGCCTGTTTTTTCTGGCTGCGATTTATGTAGCTATCGGTTTATTGGCTTCAGCATTGACCGACAACCAGATATTTGCCTTTATTTTAGCGCTGTTCCTTTCGTTTGTGGCATACCTTGGGTTTGATTTTGTGGGAGCCATGCAATTACCTTCGGCGCTTCAGCAGTGGATAACCGGCTTTGGGATAAATGAACATTATGCTTCCATAAGCAGGGGAGTGGTCGATTCGCGCGACTTGGTTTATTTTATTTCAGTTGTTTTTATCTTCTTGTTCCTTACCAGTCGGATTATTCATTTCCACACCGTTAATTTCAGGAGAGAAATTAAATCAGGAATTCTGGTTTTGATTGGCGTTCTGTTCCTGAGCATTCTTTCCGGACAATTGTTTTTTCGGTTGGATTTAACGGCTGAAAAACGATATTCAATTACCGATGTTTCCAAAAAGCTGGTCAAAAACCTTGAAAAGCCTGTAAACATTACACTTTATCTCGATGGCGAATTACCGGCAGGTTTCCGGAAACTGAAAAAATCGATTCAGGAAAAGATCGCCGATTACAACGCTTATTCGTCGAAACTGATCAATCTGACAGTGGTTGATCCTTACGAGATTTCTGATGCCAAACGTCGTGACCAGCTTTTTGAAGAGCTTGCAGGGAAAGGACTTCAGCCCACTGATATTCGCCAGAATACCGATCAGGGAACAATAACCCGGCGCATTTTCCCGGGCGCATTGATTGAGTATGGCAATAAGATGATAAGCGTCAACTTACTGAAAAACAATCAAAATGCTCATGCTGAAGTTAATCTGAACAATTCAATTGAAAGTCTGGAATACGAGTTTTCAGCCGCTTTCGCTGAATTGATGAGTCCTGAAAAACAGTCGGTTGCTTTTTTGACCGGACAAGGAGAATTGAACGATCATGAAGTTCACGACATCGCTACCAGCCTGACTGAAAAATACAATGTTTTTAATGTCACAAGCACTGAACTGGCAACCAATGGATCACGGATAAAAGCTCTGATTGTAGCCAATCCGTCTCAGAAATTTACTGAAGGTGAAAAATTTCAGATCGATCAATATGCCATGAATGGTGGTCGAATTCTTTGGCTGATTGATCCGGTTTCGGTTAGCCTGGATAGTTTGAGCAACGGAAATATGACTTTGGCATTCCCCCGAAGCCTGAACCTGGACGATCAGTTGTTTCGCTATGGAGTTCGCCTGAATGCGAATCTGGTTCAGGATGCTGAGTGTTTGTTGATTCCAATTATTACTGGTACTTCGTCTAAGTTTACGCCTGCGCCCTGGTATTATTCGCCATTGCTGATTCCTTCCGAAAATCAGGTGATCAGTAAAAGTTTGAACCGGGTAAAAGGCGAATTTGTAAGCTCGATTGATACCGTTGGAAAAGGCAATCAGGTTCGCAAAACGGTTATATTGGCAACATCGGCTTATTCTTTGGTTACTGAAGCGCCTGTCGAAGTGAGCCTGGCCAGTGCGAACAATCCGATTGATCGGAATCTTTTCCGGCAGCCATCGCAAGCAGTTGGAGTGTTATTGGAAGGTACGTTTACCTCGGTATTTAAAAATCGGATGGTCGATTCGTTTGGCGTAAAATCTTCAGCAGTGAAAACCGAAAGTATGCCTACCAAAATGATCGTTTTTTCGGATGGAAATCTAATCGCCAACCAGTACCGCATTCAGGGAGGAATCCCGGAATATATGCCGCTTGGTTACGACCGCTTTTCGAAACAAACTTTCGGGAATAAAGCGTTGTTGCTCAATGCGGTGAATTATCTTTGCGATGATGAGGGCTTGATGGAATTGCGTTCGCGGGTGTTTAAAATCAGGTTGCTCGATAAAGTCAGGCTAAAGGAAGAAAAACTGACGTGGCAATTGCTGAATGTGTTGGTTCCAATTCTTTTGATTTCGGCTTTTGGAGCTGTGTATGTGTATGTTCGCCGCCGCAAATATAAATGCTAAATACTTTTGGATAAAATAATCGTTCATCAATAGGTTAAAAATGGCAAAGTTTGTATATTCGTGAGCTTCCGTTTAATTGTATAGGCAAGTGATTTCAAGGCGAATAAATTGTAAAAAGAATATAAAAACTCTAAAAAAATACCGATGAAATTTGTTGTTTCAAGTACTGAATTACTTAGTCATCTTTCTGCTATCAGCAGAGTAATCAACTCAAAAAATACACTTCCAATTCTCGACAATTATTTGTTTTTGCTGGAAGATAATCGTTTAACCGTTACCGCTTCTGATCTTGAATCAACTTTGATTACAAGTCTGGAATTGGAAAACACCAGCGGAACTGGAACTATTGCTGTTCCGGCAAAAAGGATGAACGACACGCTGAAAGAGTTCCCGGAGCAACCGCTGACTTTCCAGATCGATCCTGAAACTTTCCAGATTGATATTTTTTCGCAAAACGGTAAATTTAGCATTGTGGGCCAAAACGGAGAAGATTTTCCACAACAACCCATTCTGAATGAAGGTGTTGCTTCAACCATTAATGTGAATCACAGCGTGCTTCTAAGTGGTATCAACAAAACACTTTTTGCGACTGCCGATGATGAACTTCGTCCGGTAATGAATGGTATTTTTATTGAACTGACTACCGAGGATATGAAGTTTGTAGCTTCTGATGCTCATAAGCTGGTTCGCTATAAACGTTTCGATGCTAAGGCTGAAAAAGACGCTTCGTTTATCCTTCCGAAGAAACCGGCAGCTATCCTGAAAAGTTTGCTTCCAAAAGAAGACTTTGATGTGAAACTGGAATTTGATGATAAAAATGCGTTCTTCACTTTGAGTAATTATAAACTGATTTGTCGTTTGGTTGAAGGAAATTACCCAAGTTATAATTCAGTTATTCCACAAAACAATCCAAATAAACTGGTTATCGACCGTGTTGAATTTTACAATACAGTTCGTCGCGTATCGGTATTCTCCAATCAGGCAAGTAATCTTGTTCGGTTGAAATTAACTGAAAACCAGTTGGTTGTTTCGGCTCAGGATGTCGACTTTGCCATATCTGCAGTTGAACGATTGAATTGCCAATACGAAGGTGATGACATGGAAATTGGGTTCAAATCAACTTTCCTTCAGGAAATTTTATCGAACCTCTCGGTTACTGATGTAAAAGTTGAACTTTCTGATCCAACCCGTGCTGGTTTACTTTTGCCTGCTGAAAATGAGAACGAAGAAGAAAACGTATTGATGCTTTTAATGCCAATGATGATAAATGCCTGATCTCATTTAGGCTCACAGGAGAAACCTAATGGTGATGAGCCGTTAGGTTTTTTCTTTTCTGAATAATTACAAAAACTTAAATTTTTAATCGTGAATTTGAACCTCAAAAATCCGTTGATTTTTCTTGATCTGGAAACAACAGGAATGAATATAGTGACCGACCGGATCGTTGAAATTGCCTTGATTAAAGTTCATCCGGATGGAAAAGAAGAAGAAAAGCAATACAGGATTAATCCTGAAATGCCAATTCCGGAGGTAGTGACCAAAATTCATGGTATATCCGATGAGGACGTAAAAGACAAACCAACCTTTAAAGAAGTAGCCAAAACCATTGCCCAGTTTATGGAAGGCTGCGATTTTGCAGGATTCAATTCTAACCGCTTTGACATTCCTCTACTTGCTGAAGAGTTTTTGCGGGCCGACGTCGATCTGGATTTAAAGAAACGCAAATTCATTGATGTTCAGGCCATTTTCCACAAGATGGAAAAACGCACTTTGGCCGCAGCTTATAAATTTTACTGCCAGAAACCATTGGAAGATGCGCATAGCGCGATGGCCGATACGAAAGCGACTTACGAAGTATTGAAAGCTCAGCTCGATGTCTACAAAGACGAGGAATACGAAGATGCACATGGTAAGACTTCGAAACCTATAGTGAATGATATTCAGGCGCTAAGCGAATTTTCGGCCTACGATACCAATGTCGACTTTGTTGGCCGTATTGTATATGACGAAAAGGGGGTTGAGATTATCAACTTCGGAAAAAATAAAGGCATCCCAGTTGAGAAAGTTCTGCGCGAACAACCCGGCTATTACGGTTGGATTCTGAACAGCGAATTCCCGTTGTACACTAAAAAAGTGCTGACAGCGATTAAATTAAGAATGAAAGATAATTAATTGGCGCTGTAGAGACGCAATGCATTGCGTCTCTACAATAAAAATAATATTGTATGAAAATAATCTGTGTAGGCCGCAATTATGTGGCGCATGCCAAAGAGTTGAATAACGAAGTTCCTGCCGAGCCGGTTTTATTTATGAAGCCCGATTCGGCGTTGCTCCGGAATAATGATCCATTTTATATTCCAGATTGGTCAAACGATGTGCATCACGAAGTTGAACTGATCGTGAAAATTTGTAAGTTGGGTAAAAACATCGAAAAAAAGTTTGCTTCCCGTTATTACAAAGAAGTTGGACTTGGTATCGACTTTACAGCACGTGACTTACAAAATGCGTTGAAAGATAAAGGATTACCCTGGGAAAAATCCAAGGCATTCGATCATTCGGCAGTGATTTGTTCAGAGTTTGTGTCTGTTGATTCATTACCTGATCGGAATGCAATAAATTTCAGATTAGATATTAATGGAAATACTGTTCAGGAAGGAAATTCAGCTTTGATGATTTTCCCGATTGATGACATTATCGCACATGTTTCGAAATACTTTACCCTGAAAATTGGCGATTTGATTTATACCGGAACTACTGCAGGTGTTGGAAAGGTAAATATTGGGGATCGTCTTGAAGGATATCTGGAAGGAACAAAAAAGTTTGACTTTTGGATTAAATAACTGTGGAAGCCTGAAGTCGCCTCAAAAATTAAAAGAATCAGATATTCCTGAATTGGCATAAAAAAGTGTATTTTTACAGTCCTTAATACCGGGGCTGACTGGTTTTGACAGCGGGTAGAAGAGGTATGTAAGCATGACGGGCCTTGATCGCACAGCCCGTAAATCTGGGCGTTCAAAATTCAATTGGCGAAAATAACTACGCTCTTGCTGCGTAATCAACTTAAAGTAGATTACACTTTATTCCGGTACTAGGTGCTGGAACGAGACATTGCCCGGGTGCTACTTCCCT is a window from the Aquipluma nitroreducens genome containing:
- a CDS encoding MFS transporter, whose protein sequence is MSKFFSKEAFAVMHIRNFRLFLAYRFFMTSATLMQAVIVGWQLYDITKNPLSLGMIGLTEVIPQVSIALFAGHFVDIWDRKMIMSRTSLILLVGSGILLFSSINPDKIYFLSRTAPIFITVFLVGLTRGILMPAHTALMGQLVPRELLTGAATWGSTAWQIAAVTGPALGGLMYGFFGIVPAYILVFSFFLVCVIILVFIKSPGKVIQEEKRDDHIFTSIGEGIRYVFKNQVLLGAFSLDMFAVLFGGAVAMLPVFASDILKVGPEGLGLLRACPAIGAILMSVYLTFYPPVKHSGKLMLYSVAGFGLCMIVFAISKNFYLSAACLFLSGSFDFVSVVVRGSILQLFTSNEMKGRVSSVNSIFVGSSNELGAFESGTAASLIGLVPSVIFGGVMTLIVVSIAAVSSPRLRNLSLREVAENQ
- a CDS encoding MATE family efflux transporter; this encodes MTDKNAISFFQSIRFKSLWINIKEAIGGSDRDFTSDSIGKALLILSIPMVLEMIMESIFAVVDIFFVSKLGADAVATVGITESSMTIVYAIGMGLSTATTALIARRIGEKKAGKAGIIAFQAILSGFIVSILIAIPGIIYAKDFLLLMGASEEMAETGYLFPAIMFGGNAVIMLLFIINAVFRSSGDAAISMRVLIVANLINIVLDPLLIFGIGPFPELGLKGAAVATTIGRAIAVCYQFYLLFNGHKRIRLELDHLKIKLKVMFQLFKLGAGGILQYIIATSSWIALYRIIAILGSEVMAGYTISIRIVVFVLLPSWGLSNAASTLVGQNLGAKQPDRAERTVWITAYANMILLGLVGIVLIIFPEAFIRLFINDPNVISNGAVSLRIISIGFVSYAMGMVMTQAFNGSGDTVTPTRINFFCFWLFEIPLAYLLAIVFDLKIYGISIAIVAAETALTLTAWYFFRKGKWKTVKV
- a CDS encoding glycoside hydrolase family protein, which translates into the protein MKSMRISAIIGIAVFIVSCANVDRGLNVINSVSFPTKNITLDNSVTQRLLTDSAANISGQNPLTAKLDEMISMAESLRKNQSDSVWNALSANWYDFGKGDVSILSADTLSNSEASAILSKWVDLNITLLKLSGEVKFGDAIEDLLYKFPRLVLTEAQLKSIIYTHIDDQIFINVIGSSNFNYQHTTGGNVKFTQQADYPLGNEMILTCEVGDVRYMDVFIRIPSWAVNPTVTHGNVKYVARPGEYCEIYRKWNNGDEIQVRLKN
- a CDS encoding VOC family protein; translation: MYDQIMGAHRMGFLPMERNQEGVGGAIVQGNGYTPTSLGAKVYLNGGKDLLTVLNRVNGAGGEIITPKTKITDEIGYFASFEDTEGNHIYLHSKE
- the surE gene encoding 5'/3'-nucleotidase SurE; its protein translation is MSERPLILISNDDGVSAKGLRELTEVMRLFGDVLVVAPDGHRSGMSNAITVDHPIRLIKTVDEEGYQVYKCSGTPVDCVKLAFNQLLDRYPDFVVSGINHGSNSSISVVYSGTMGAALEGCIHGIPSIGFSLNDYEPEADFSRAKIYVARVFQQVAENGLPPFVCLNVNIPKGDVKGVKVCRQTSGKWVEEFDKRTDPHKREYYWMAGSFQNFEEEVDGTDIAALENGYVSVVPVNADMTCYQTFDSMKSWRF
- the lpxB gene encoding lipid-A-disaccharide synthase, with protein sequence MRYYVLAGEASGDLHASNLIKEIILIDPEAEFRGFGGDLMENAGMTVLKHYRDLAFMGIVPVIMNIRTIQKNFRFCEQDMLAFNPDVLILVDYPGFNLRMAKFAKAHGIRTFYYISPKVWAWKEKRVHRIIAYVDEMFTILPFETEFFAKYNYPVNYVGNPLLDAILEKKTAPDFPRFIAENKLTDKPILAVLPGSRKGEISVLLPTMLEAAAQFPEYQCVIAGAPNMGIEFYQPFMKESSVPVIWGKTYEILIHSRAAIVSSGTATLETAILNVPQVVVYRLTPSWLFNFLKYFFLRTKFVSLVNIILGREAVTELIQWNFTLKKVVSELNKILHDPKNEKRMLDDYRDMMIKLGDPGASQRAAKLMVEKLKVL
- a CDS encoding GNAT family N-acetyltransferase — translated: MDVEIRKSTENDFEKVYPLFEQLWPNKELDKKELKVVFDRGVNSDTDELFCLAYSGEVIGFCAYAIVNNLWQAGYISYMYAMVVDENYRGKGFGTMLINEAIQDSKNKGLKRLELDSAFHREKAHEFYLKLGFEKRAFLFSYIL